Genomic window (Syngnathus typhle isolate RoL2023-S1 ecotype Sweden linkage group LG19, RoL_Styp_1.0, whole genome shotgun sequence):
GGTCCGGGCCGGCTGCATCACTGCATGAGAGCCGTGGGCCTGGCGGAGCGGGCGCTGGAACTGCTGTGCCAACGCGCAGCCTCCAGGCGAGCCTTTGGCAAGAAGCTCTATCAACACGTAGGCCAGCGATGCTGATTTAAAAGCTTCTGTCGCACCCTAGTGGACATCACGTGCCatgacgtgtgtgcgtgcaggaaGTGGTCGCTCACTGGATCGCAGAGTGCCGACTCCTGATTGAGCAAACGCGCCTCCTCACACTCTGTGCCGCACATGCGCTCGACACGCTCGGCAGCCGTGCCGCACGCAAGCAGGTGAAAGAAAAGTCACTATTCGACGttcatttcttcttctttttttttttacatatttttggGAGAATTTTTGCACCCCCTCCCCATTTAGCCATTCAATTCCCTTCATTTGTGCAGATTGCGCTGATCAAAGTGGCAGCGGGCAGAATGGCGTGCAAAGTGGTGGACTGTGCCATCCAAGTGTTTGGGGGTGCCGGTGTTTCTGGAGACTTCCCTCTGGCGCAGATGTGAACTTGTACTTTGATTAAGCAGCCAAAGTTAATTTGTatagtgaccccccccccccccccccccctccctttccagGTATTCCTACGCAAGAACTCTGCGTGTTGCTGA
Coding sequences:
- the LOC133143972 gene encoding acyl-CoA dehydrogenase family member 11-like isoform X2 produces the protein MCRSAPEETGSRHARHTMILVPMDTPGVKLIRPLTVFGQEDAIHGGHFEVHFENVRVAAASIIFGEGRGFEIAQGRLGPGRLHHCMRAVGLAERALELLCQRAASRRAFGKKLYQHEVVAHWIAECRLLIEQTRLLTLCAAHALDTLGSRAARKQIALIKVAAGRMACKVVDCAIQVFGGAGVSGDFPLAQMYSYARTLRVADGPDEVHLSTIARLELRDQLAKAKL
- the LOC133143972 gene encoding acyl-CoA dehydrogenase family member 11-like isoform X1, producing the protein MCRSAPEETGSRSADHSSSSQHARHTMILVPMDTPGVKLIRPLTVFGQEDAIHGGHFEVHFENVRVAAASIIFGEGRGFEIAQGRLGPGRLHHCMRAVGLAERALELLCQRAASRRAFGKKLYQHEVVAHWIAECRLLIEQTRLLTLCAAHALDTLGSRAARKQIALIKVAAGRMACKVVDCAIQVFGGAGVSGDFPLAQMYSYARTLRVADGPDEVHLSTIARLELRDQLAKAKL